TTTACGACCGGTGGCGAGTGGCACATCCGGCCGCCCCAGATCGGTGTTGGATATGGCTGTGGGCGGGCGCTATTTTATGTGGAGTGTTGTGTGCATTAATAGCTGTAAGCGGTTTTGAAGCGACTGAAAACCAACCAGAATATCCAGCGAACGGGAGCCAGCCGATTCGTTCGGCGACAAATTCACCGTCCTCAGCGACTGTTCCGCATTGACCCGAGGGGCCTTTTTAGGGATGGTCGGCACCATGAAAACCAACTGGCCACCGGAAACTATGAACGAAAAGGGCGTTCAAGAAGACTGGTAACGTACGCACACATGTCACTTGCAAAGCCACTGTTTGAACGTTTATTGGCCCTCGCGGTGCTAATTTCGGTAGCGCCGGTTCTGTTGCTGATTATCCTCATGCTCCGAGCGAATTCGGATGGACCAGTTTTCTTGACCGAAAACCTTGAGACAGCCGACGGAGGCTCGTCGAGGATCTATCGCTTTCGCACGAACGGCCAGGGCAATGCCAGGTTCCGCTCGCTAGGTCGTCTCCTTCGCACCTCTAATTTGGATGTACTCCCCGCAATTTGCTCTGTTGTCGCTGGTCACCTCAGGCTCAGGGACCTATTCAAAATCACAAACATTGGTCAGCACTGAACGCCGACATCGCAATGTGTTTCAGCACCGGACGCCACTGACGCAGCACCAGTGAGGCCGAACATTCACCATTCCCCCGCTTTCCCCTTGCCTGAACTTGCCGCTTGAAATGCGGGCGGTGGAAACGCATATTGGCGGCGTTGACGCCGAACTTTGAATTTATGAAAACCAATACTGGATTTACCCGACGGGTATTCGTGCAACGCGCCGCGGGCGCCGCCATCGCCGCCGCCGTGTTCCCCAAGATCATCCCTTCCTCCGCCCTCGGTGCGGAGGGCCAGGTGGCCCCCAGCAACCGGACGACGGTGGGCTGCATCGGCCTCGGGCCGCAAGGCACCGGGGTGATGCGCGGGTTCCTGGGGCAAAAGGACGCGCAGGTCGTGGCGCTGTGCGATTTGAAGCAGGAACAGTTGGAACAGGCGACCGGCCTGGTGAACACGGCGTATCAGAATCAGGATTGCAAGACGTATGGGGATTTCCGCGAGTTGTTGCAGCGAAAGGATATTGACGCCTGCCTGGTGGCCACGCCGGATCATTGGCATGTGCTCATCGCCATGGCCGCCGCGAAGGCGGGCAAGGATGTGTACATGGAGAAGCCGATGAGTTGTTCGCTGGCGGAAAGCCAGGCGTTGCGCGAGGCGATGCAGAAATATAAACGCGTGTTCCAGTTCGGCACGCAGCAACGGTCTGACCGGAAGTTCCGGCTGGCCTGCGAGTTGGTGCGCAATCAGTTGATCGGGGAGTTGAAGCATATCAATGTCTGGGCGCCGGGCAGTTCCGCCGGCGGTTCGAAGCTGGAGGTGCCGGTGCCCCCGACCTTGAATTATGATTTCTGGCTCGGGCCCGCCCCCTTCAAGCCGTACACGGAGGATCGCTGCGCCGCCGCCGGGGACCGGAAGACGTGGTGGTTTATTTCCGATTACACGTACGGGTTCATCACCGGCTGGGGGATTCACCCCATGGATATCGCGATGTGGGGCGGCGACACGCGGCTGGACGGCCCCGTGGAGATCGCGGGGCAGGCGCATTACTCGACCGAGGGCGTCTCGGACACCGCCACGACGTGGGATATCAATTACAAGTTCGCCAGCGGGGTGACGCTGAACTTCGCAGGGACGCCGAACCCGCAGATTCGCGGCACGCAAATCACGGAGCCCTGGCCGCATGAGGCGGAACTCAAGCAGCGGTTCGGGGCGCTGCAAAAGCACGGCACGACGTTTGAGGGAACGAATGGGTGGGTGCTGGTGGATCGCGC
This region of Verrucomicrobiota bacterium genomic DNA includes:
- a CDS encoding Gfo/Idh/MocA family oxidoreductase, which produces MKTNTGFTRRVFVQRAAGAAIAAAVFPKIIPSSALGAEGQVAPSNRTTVGCIGLGPQGTGVMRGFLGQKDAQVVALCDLKQEQLEQATGLVNTAYQNQDCKTYGDFRELLQRKDIDACLVATPDHWHVLIAMAAAKAGKDVYMEKPMSCSLAESQALREAMQKYKRVFQFGTQQRSDRKFRLACELVRNQLIGELKHINVWAPGSSAGGSKLEVPVPPTLNYDFWLGPAPFKPYTEDRCAAAGDRKTWWFISDYTYGFITGWGIHPMDIAMWGGDTRLDGPVEIAGQAHYSTEGVSDTATTWDINYKFASGVTLNFAGTPNPQIRGTQITEPWPHEAELKQRFGALQKHGTTFEGTNGWVLVDRAKIVTYPEHLATEKPDTFKVRLKESVNHVRDFLDSIKSRKPTVAPVEEAFRSDAMCQLGDIASRLKRPLTFDPKQEKFIKDSEANSRLKARTMRKPWKL